A stretch of Candidatus Sphingomonas phytovorans DNA encodes these proteins:
- a CDS encoding galactose mutarotase — MIQAKHLLVLLALPFGVAAGQGPERSAFGVTAEGQPVERYVVRNGHGTRLGVLTLGAAIDEIGVRDRAGRIANVVIALPDVAAYEASSTVGSVIGRYANRISHGGFSIDGVRYPLSPDPTAIVSHGGKKGFSTKLWKAEPCATPNCRSITLRYHSADGENGFPGAMDVAVTYALTEDDAVRIDYVATTTKPTVINLTNHSYFNLGGDRVGGTDDQLIQIVADSFTAIDDKRNATGEIRLVTGTPFDLRKPARIGDRVASNDPQMLLGNGFDHNFILSKPAGDPIPVGARAWDPASGRTLEMRTTQPGVQFYTANHFNGRQAARDGHMLRQGAGFALETQHYPDSPNQPAFPSTVLRPGETFRSTTIYRFGVRR; from the coding sequence TTGATCCAGGCAAAGCATCTGCTTGTCCTGCTCGCTCTGCCGTTCGGCGTCGCGGCGGGGCAAGGCCCCGAACGCAGCGCGTTCGGCGTCACCGCTGAAGGCCAGCCGGTCGAGCGCTATGTGGTGCGCAACGGGCACGGCACGCGGCTGGGGGTGCTGACCCTGGGCGCCGCGATCGACGAGATCGGCGTCCGCGACCGCGCGGGGCGTATCGCCAACGTCGTGATCGCGCTGCCTGACGTGGCTGCCTATGAGGCATCATCGACCGTCGGATCAGTGATCGGGCGCTATGCCAACCGGATCTCGCATGGTGGCTTCTCGATCGACGGCGTGCGCTATCCGTTGTCGCCCGATCCGACCGCCATCGTGTCGCATGGCGGCAAGAAAGGTTTCTCCACGAAGCTGTGGAAGGCGGAACCCTGCGCCACGCCGAACTGCCGCAGCATCACGCTACGCTACCACAGCGCCGACGGCGAGAACGGTTTCCCCGGCGCGATGGACGTGGCGGTCACTTACGCGCTGACCGAGGATGACGCGGTGCGGATCGATTATGTCGCGACCACGACGAAGCCGACCGTGATCAACCTGACCAACCACAGCTATTTCAACCTTGGCGGGGACCGGGTTGGCGGCACCGATGACCAGCTGATCCAGATCGTCGCCGACAGCTTCACCGCGATCGACGACAAGCGCAACGCGACCGGCGAGATCCGCCTGGTCACCGGCACCCCGTTCGACCTGCGCAAGCCGGCGCGGATCGGGGACCGTGTCGCGTCGAACGACCCGCAAATGCTGCTGGGCAACGGCTTCGACCATAATTTCATCCTGTCGAAGCCGGCCGGCGACCCGATCCCGGTCGGCGCGCGCGCCTGGGACCCGGCGAGCGGCCGCACGCTTGAGATGCGCACGACCCAGCCCGGCGTGCAATTCTACACCGCCAACCATTTCAACGGGCGGCAGGCGGCGCGCGACGGGCACATGCTGCGCCAGGGTGCCGGCTTCGCGCTGGAGACCCAGCATTATCCCGACAGCCCGAACCAGCCGGCCTTTCCGTCCACGGTGCTGCGCCCGGGCGAAACCTTCCGGTCGACGACGATCTACCGCTTCGGCGTTCGACGCTGA
- a CDS encoding DNA alkylation repair protein, with the protein MTADIIRDRVTDVLLALERAASARVREEMGPRFGIHADKAMGVQMAAMQAIAKPLYPDHALAGALWDTGWYEARMVASMIDDPALVSPGQMDAWRLDFDNWAIVDTVCAKLFDRVPHAFAKIDQWAALNDEFGRRAAFALLACRAIHRRSDDAEYRRGLALIEACATDERNFVKKAVNWALRAIGLKASPALQTAARETAARLAASTDRTARWNGKDAMRAFARTDDRTSETSP; encoded by the coding sequence ATGACGGCGGATATCATCAGGGACCGGGTCACCGACGTCCTGCTGGCGCTGGAACGCGCGGCATCAGCCCGGGTCCGGGAGGAGATGGGTCCCCGCTTCGGCATCCATGCCGACAAGGCGATGGGGGTGCAGATGGCGGCGATGCAGGCCATCGCGAAGCCGCTCTATCCGGATCATGCGCTGGCCGGCGCCTTGTGGGACACCGGCTGGTACGAGGCGCGGATGGTTGCGTCGATGATCGACGATCCAGCGCTGGTGTCCCCCGGGCAGATGGACGCGTGGCGCCTTGATTTCGATAATTGGGCAATCGTCGACACGGTCTGCGCCAAGCTGTTCGACCGGGTGCCCCATGCCTTTGCCAAGATCGACCAATGGGCTGCGCTGAACGACGAATTCGGGCGGCGGGCGGCCTTTGCGCTGCTGGCGTGCCGCGCGATCCATCGACGTAGCGACGACGCTGAGTATCGGCGCGGTCTGGCGCTGATCGAGGCGTGCGCGACCGACGAGCGCAATTTCGTGAAGAAGGCGGTCAACTGGGCATTGCGCGCGATCGGGTTGAAGGCGAGCCCGGCGTTGCAGACGGCGGCACGCGAGACCGCGGCACGGCTGGCAGCCTCCACGGATCGGACGGCGCGGTGGAACGGGAAGGACGCAATGCGTGCGTTCGCGAGGACAGATGATCGGACGAGTGAAACGTCGCCCTGA
- a CDS encoding PepSY domain-containing protein, which yields MNDSVRRWPGYNAVWRWHFYAGLFCIPFVLWLAVTGSIYLFRPQIEAFLDRPYARLAVDGPPATAAAQVAAAVRAVPGSVLHRYQLPETPTQAVQVIVGAGQGETRVYVHPRTLAVLARVDEDQRPMRIVFRLHGELLAGTPGSYLVELAASWTIVMILSGLFLWWPRGGGLGGVVYPRLRSGGRRFWRDLHGVTGFWVSAFALFMLLSGLPWAKSWGGYLRTIRTVAEGQAVRQDWTTGRSEELKARAAADAGTRAMMGEHAEHGGMAMAHPAGSYAPLDRLVATVAPLGLAAPVLIAPPTGMGAPWTAKSDAANRPLRTDLTFDGASGRILSRRDFAERRLIDRVVGYGVAVHEGQLFGWLNQLMNLATALGLILLSVSSVVLWWRRRPGDVLGAPPALTQRPATIGFFVLLIALGLFLPLLGVTLVAVLLTEWLVLRRWLRAGLWLGLPVRPA from the coding sequence ATGAATGATTCCGTCCGCCGCTGGCCAGGCTATAATGCTGTCTGGCGATGGCATTTCTATGCCGGGCTGTTCTGCATCCCCTTCGTGCTGTGGCTGGCCGTCACCGGATCGATCTATCTGTTCCGGCCGCAGATCGAGGCGTTCCTCGATCGGCCTTATGCCCGTCTGGCGGTCGATGGCCCTCCCGCCACCGCCGCGGCTCAGGTCGCCGCCGCGGTGCGCGCGGTGCCGGGGTCGGTGCTCCATCGCTACCAGCTTCCGGAGACGCCAACCCAGGCGGTGCAGGTGATCGTGGGGGCAGGGCAGGGGGAGACCCGTGTCTATGTGCATCCCCGCACCCTGGCGGTGCTGGCCAGGGTGGATGAGGACCAACGCCCGATGCGCATCGTCTTCCGCCTGCATGGGGAACTCCTCGCGGGCACGCCCGGCTCCTATCTCGTCGAGCTGGCTGCTTCCTGGACGATCGTGATGATCCTGTCCGGCCTGTTCCTGTGGTGGCCGCGCGGTGGCGGGCTCGGCGGGGTCGTCTATCCCCGGCTTCGATCGGGAGGACGGCGTTTCTGGCGCGACCTTCACGGCGTCACCGGTTTCTGGGTGTCGGCTTTCGCGCTGTTCATGCTGCTTTCCGGCCTGCCCTGGGCGAAGAGCTGGGGCGGCTATCTTAGGACGATCCGGACCGTCGCCGAGGGACAGGCGGTCAGGCAGGACTGGACGACTGGCCGGTCCGAGGAGCTTAAGGCGCGCGCCGCCGCTGACGCCGGCACCCGCGCGATGATGGGCGAGCACGCCGAGCATGGCGGCATGGCGATGGCGCATCCCGCAGGCTCCTACGCGCCGCTCGACCGGCTGGTCGCGACCGTGGCGCCGCTCGGTCTCGCCGCACCGGTGCTGATCGCCCCGCCGACCGGCATGGGCGCGCCCTGGACCGCGAAATCGGATGCTGCCAATCGTCCGTTGCGCACCGACCTGACGTTCGACGGGGCAAGCGGCCGGATCCTGTCGCGACGGGACTTCGCCGAACGGCGGTTGATCGATCGCGTGGTGGGCTATGGCGTCGCGGTGCATGAAGGGCAGTTGTTTGGCTGGCTCAACCAGTTGATGAACCTAGCGACCGCGCTCGGCCTGATCCTGCTGTCAGTCAGCAGTGTGGTGCTCTGGTGGCGGCGACGGCCCGGCGACGTACTGGGTGCGCCCCCTGCGTTGACGCAACGACCCGCCACGATCGGTTTCTTCGTCCTGCTGATCGCGCTGGGCCTGTTCCTGCCGCTACTCGGCGTCACGCTGGTTGCCGTCCTGTTGACCGAGTGGCTGGTGCTGCGCCGATGGCTGCGGGCGGGGCTCTGGCTCGGCCTGCCGGTTCGTCCGGCCTGA
- a CDS encoding TonB-dependent receptor codes for MKKTLIAAASAIAFSSAASAQTSAPEQRRAELLRQRADIDAQLALLDQPQPEPAAAIGRTEPATDDIVVTGKALSLTTQVIGQTVTTVDDAAFRNTPATTVADIVRLSPGVAVMQGNGPRDVSVSVRGSNARNGFGARNIQVFEDDFPVTQPDGLARFDLTDPHAYGAVDVVRGPSSARYGNYALGGAVNFRTRRGRDIDGVEAGADVGGDGYANLYATIGHAGPGYDYAVFGSFVRADGATGHTGYETGTINAYGTFALGDRDRVTAKLIYNEGEFRLSTRLSYNQYLANPYQQGCVAAASASPGCGTISVLVNGVNGARVAQTADEGDLARNDRRTIVGVRYEHDFGPNTTWRTQATFDSRVVNQPTSATPFKGTLDSYNITSDITDRGTLFGMEATSFVGLFYNYLDNQSFSFNKTPAGRNGFGALTQTVFGDIRNMGARAREELQLTPRLRFVAGIGVERSIIEVRQTAYAYPVGGNPILGLIPAERHFSNVAPEAALFWQAIDAVRLHARVGTGYGIPQAGNLFVTASGVPGNNAGLKSQRNTGVDIGAEIALGGNLKAEVTGYYEWFSNELVSQSAGIDLLAYTSNVPRSVHRGVEIGLSWRPLPGLLPGAKLEGSYSYNDHHYTDFSERLSAGRFSTLLDRDGNAIPGVVPTFVNGRAGYDQPDGPLRGLGGFAELTYRGRYFIDNSNLLAMPGYTLVNLNLHYDPPKGGNWLSRFSLYASVQNLFDRTYVGSASVISNSLNPTTGLENPASVLSATTGTIYAGQPRTVYAGVKARF; via the coding sequence ATGAAGAAGACCTTGATCGCGGCTGCGTCCGCCATCGCCTTCTCGTCTGCGGCATCGGCCCAGACGAGCGCGCCCGAACAGCGCCGCGCCGAATTGCTGCGCCAGCGGGCCGACATCGACGCTCAACTGGCGCTGCTTGACCAGCCCCAGCCAGAACCGGCAGCGGCCATCGGCCGGACCGAACCCGCCACCGACGACATCGTCGTCACCGGCAAGGCCCTGTCGCTCACCACGCAGGTCATCGGCCAGACCGTCACCACCGTCGATGACGCCGCTTTCCGCAACACGCCCGCGACGACGGTGGCCGATATCGTCAGGCTCTCGCCCGGCGTCGCGGTCATGCAGGGCAACGGCCCGCGCGACGTCAGCGTGTCAGTGCGCGGTTCCAACGCCCGCAATGGTTTCGGCGCGCGCAATATCCAGGTGTTCGAGGATGATTTCCCCGTCACCCAGCCCGACGGCCTGGCGCGCTTCGACCTTACCGATCCGCATGCCTATGGCGCGGTCGACGTGGTGCGCGGGCCCTCGTCGGCGCGCTACGGCAATTATGCGCTGGGCGGCGCGGTCAATTTCCGTACCCGGCGCGGGCGCGACATCGACGGGGTCGAGGCGGGCGCCGATGTCGGCGGCGACGGCTATGCCAATCTCTATGCCACGATCGGCCATGCCGGCCCGGGCTATGACTATGCCGTGTTCGGCAGCTTCGTCCGCGCCGACGGCGCGACCGGCCACACCGGATATGAAACCGGCACGATCAACGCTTATGGCACTTTCGCGCTGGGCGACCGCGACCGGGTCACCGCCAAGCTGATCTACAATGAAGGCGAATTCCGCCTGTCGACCCGGCTTTCCTACAACCAGTATCTCGCCAATCCCTATCAGCAGGGCTGCGTTGCGGCGGCGAGCGCATCGCCCGGCTGTGGCACGATCTCGGTGCTGGTCAACGGCGTCAACGGCGCGCGCGTCGCGCAGACCGCCGATGAAGGGGATCTGGCGCGCAACGATCGCCGGACGATCGTCGGCGTGCGCTACGAACATGATTTCGGTCCGAATACGACCTGGCGGACCCAGGCCACTTTCGACAGCCGCGTTGTCAACCAGCCGACCAGCGCGACCCCGTTCAAGGGTACGCTGGATAGTTACAACATCACGTCGGACATCACCGATCGCGGCACGCTGTTCGGCATGGAGGCGACGAGCTTCGTCGGCCTGTTCTACAATTATCTCGATAACCAGAGCTTCAGCTTCAACAAGACCCCGGCCGGCCGCAACGGCTTCGGCGCGCTGACCCAGACCGTGTTCGGCGACATCCGAAACATGGGCGCGAGGGCGCGGGAAGAACTGCAACTCACCCCGCGGCTCCGGTTCGTCGCGGGGATCGGCGTCGAGCGCTCGATCATTGAGGTTCGGCAGACCGCCTATGCCTATCCTGTCGGCGGGAACCCGATTCTGGGCCTGATCCCGGCGGAACGCCATTTCTCCAACGTCGCGCCGGAGGCGGCGCTGTTCTGGCAGGCGATCGACGCAGTCCGGCTGCACGCCCGGGTCGGCACCGGCTACGGCATCCCGCAGGCGGGCAACCTGTTCGTCACCGCGTCGGGTGTACCGGGCAATAATGCCGGCCTCAAGTCGCAGCGGAACACCGGCGTCGACATCGGTGCCGAGATCGCGCTCGGCGGGAACCTGAAGGCTGAAGTGACGGGCTATTACGAATGGTTCTCCAACGAACTTGTTTCCCAGTCGGCCGGGATCGACCTCCTTGCCTATACCTCGAACGTGCCGCGCTCGGTCCATCGCGGCGTCGAGATCGGGCTGAGCTGGCGGCCATTGCCGGGGTTGCTGCCTGGCGCGAAGCTGGAGGGCAGCTACAGCTATAACGACCACCATTATACCGACTTCAGCGAGCGCCTGAGCGCTGGCCGCTTCTCGACGCTGCTCGATCGCGACGGCAACGCCATCCCCGGCGTGGTCCCGACCTTCGTCAACGGACGTGCCGGCTATGATCAGCCCGATGGCCCGTTGCGTGGCCTGGGCGGCTTTGCCGAGCTGACCTATCGCGGCCGCTATTTCATCGACAACAGCAACCTGCTCGCGATGCCCGGCTATACGCTGGTCAACCTCAACCTCCATTATGATCCCCCCAAAGGCGGGAACTGGTTGTCGCGATTCAGTCTCTATGCGTCGGTGCAGAACCTGTTCGACCGGACCTATGTCGGTTCCGCCTCGGTGATCTCCAACAGCCTCAATCCGACGACGGGGCTTGAGAATCCTGCCTCGGTGCTCTCCGCCACGACGGGCACGATCTATGCCGGCCAGCCGCGCACGGTCTATGCCGGCGTCAAGGCGCGGTTCTAG
- a CDS encoding S9 family peptidase: MDIRSVLVFSAAVLATAPATAQQRAIGPDDIARLAVVGDPQIDPKGEWVAYTVGTTDVAADKQFTHLWMARWDGTRSVQLTSRKGESESTPRFSPDGHWLAFVSSRGDDHDDDRLWLMDRAGGEGAMLPGITGSVVDLAWSPDSKTIALIVEDPDPDRKANAAASAAIPAATRPGASTAPKPDPVAPAAEAGSDDRSADGKKDKERPRPIVIDRFQFERDIDGYLRTQRKRLWLYDLASRTARRLTTGDYDEALPAWSPDGGSIAFTSKRAPDPDRTYDSNLFVVAVGPAAAEPRAVTTFKGADNDADWQSYPAWSPDGRSIAYLQGGPVELFSYGVRTLAVVPAAGGPARVLTPALDRNVTHPLWSADGRSIRFTVEDDGVERVAEVPAAGGPVRDVVGGFQVVSSPTQSPNGRMAVLVDTPAAPAEVYALDRGTLRPLSRHNAAWLGEVAVASVVRTSYKSKDGTDVHGFLITPPKAPAGPLPTILFNHGGPQSQFAAGFNISWQIFAGHGYAVASSNPRGSTGRGETYARALYADWGGPAVPDALAAVDDAVARGVADPKRLGVGGWSYGGMLTNYLIASDTRFRAAVSGASIGNILAGYGTDEYVRDYETELGVPWKNMSTWLKNSYPFYQNDRIVTPTLFMGGEKDANVPALNSKQLYQALKSRGVETELVIYPGEYHRLKRPSFLKDRMERWLAWYDARVK, translated from the coding sequence ATGGATATTCGGTCGGTTCTTGTCTTCTCGGCGGCGGTGCTGGCGACGGCCCCCGCAACCGCGCAGCAGCGCGCGATCGGCCCGGACGATATCGCGCGCCTGGCGGTGGTCGGCGATCCGCAGATCGATCCGAAGGGCGAATGGGTCGCCTATACCGTCGGGACCACCGACGTCGCGGCGGACAAGCAATTCACGCATTTGTGGATGGCGCGATGGGACGGCACCCGCAGCGTTCAGCTCACCAGCCGCAAGGGCGAGAGCGAAAGCACGCCCCGTTTCAGCCCGGACGGCCATTGGCTCGCGTTCGTCTCATCGCGCGGGGACGATCATGACGATGATCGCCTCTGGCTGATGGACCGCGCCGGCGGTGAGGGAGCGATGCTGCCCGGCATCACGGGATCGGTCGTTGATCTCGCCTGGTCGCCGGATTCGAAGACGATCGCGCTGATCGTCGAGGACCCGGACCCCGACAGAAAAGCCAATGCGGCAGCCTCCGCCGCCATTCCGGCCGCGACCAGGCCGGGCGCTTCGACTGCCCCCAAACCCGACCCCGTCGCACCCGCCGCCGAAGCGGGAAGCGACGACAGGAGCGCCGACGGCAAGAAGGACAAGGAACGGCCCCGGCCGATCGTGATCGACCGCTTCCAGTTCGAGCGGGACATTGACGGCTATCTGCGCACCCAGCGCAAACGGCTCTGGCTCTACGATCTCGCCAGCCGCACCGCGCGGCGGCTGACCACGGGCGATTATGACGAGGCGCTTCCGGCATGGTCGCCCGACGGCGGGAGCATCGCCTTCACCTCGAAGCGAGCGCCCGACCCCGACCGGACCTATGACAGCAACCTCTTCGTCGTGGCAGTCGGGCCGGCGGCCGCCGAGCCACGCGCGGTCACGACATTCAAGGGCGCCGATAACGACGCGGACTGGCAAAGCTATCCCGCCTGGAGCCCCGACGGGCGCAGCATCGCCTATCTGCAGGGCGGGCCGGTGGAGCTCTTCTCCTATGGCGTCCGCACGCTGGCGGTGGTGCCGGCGGCGGGCGGGCCGGCACGGGTCCTGACCCCGGCGCTCGACCGCAACGTCACGCATCCGCTCTGGTCGGCCGACGGGCGCAGCATCCGCTTCACCGTGGAGGATGACGGGGTCGAGCGGGTAGCCGAGGTGCCAGCGGCCGGCGGTCCGGTCAGGGACGTCGTCGGTGGCTTCCAGGTCGTCTCCTCCCCAACCCAGTCACCGAATGGCCGCATGGCCGTGCTGGTCGACACGCCCGCCGCCCCGGCGGAAGTCTATGCGCTCGATCGCGGCACGCTACGCCCGCTCAGCCGCCACAATGCCGCGTGGCTCGGCGAAGTCGCGGTCGCCTCCGTCGTCCGCACCAGCTACAAGAGCAAGGACGGGACTGACGTGCACGGCTTCCTCATCACGCCTCCCAAGGCGCCGGCCGGGCCGTTGCCGACGATCCTGTTCAATCATGGCGGGCCGCAGTCGCAGTTCGCGGCGGGCTTCAACATCAGCTGGCAGATCTTCGCCGGCCATGGCTATGCGGTCGCCTCCTCCAACCCCCGCGGCAGCACGGGGCGGGGCGAGACCTATGCCAGGGCGCTCTACGCCGATTGGGGAGGCCCCGCGGTGCCCGACGCGCTCGCGGCCGTCGATGACGCCGTGGCGCGCGGCGTGGCCGATCCGAAGCGGCTCGGCGTCGGCGGGTGGAGCTATGGCGGGATGCTCACCAATTATCTGATCGCGTCCGACACGCGGTTCCGCGCGGCGGTGAGCGGCGCGTCGATCGGCAACATCCTCGCCGGATACGGCACCGACGAATATGTTCGCGACTATGAAACGGAGCTCGGCGTACCGTGGAAGAATATGTCGACATGGCTAAAGAACAGCTATCCCTTCTACCAGAACGACCGGATCGTGACGCCGACGCTGTTCATGGGCGGCGAGAAGGACGCCAATGTGCCGGCGCTCAATTCCAAGCAGCTGTACCAGGCGCTGAAGAGCCGCGGCGTGGAGACCGAACTGGTGATCTATCCGGGGGAATATCACCGGCTTAAACGGCCAAGCTTCCTGAAGGACCGGATGGAACGCTGGCTGGCCTGGTATGATGCGCGCGTGAAATAG
- a CDS encoding methyl-accepting chemotaxis protein: MADAVLKLAYEVSRVTEEKVALIEGVMRRTGVLALNARLEAARAGEAGMAFSVVAQEMNGVATDIRNIARQLREAVAANIEQLRRAGSEMHFELRGERLADLALNAVEIIDRNLYERSCDIRWWATDNALVEALAAPGPEAAAYAQERLATILRSYTVYIDLWIADRDGRIVATGRPDLYRGAAGANMADAEWFRRGMGCASGDEFAVCDIARNPHLGNAAVATYSTAIRSGGRRDGERIGVMGIFFDWAPQAAAIVQGLGLSEEERKTSRVMLLGADHLVLAASDGRDILSKRFEIDAGAQNRGWYRQGDSIVAYARTPGYETYQGLGWYGCIESHVDSEWDKDKDKD, encoded by the coding sequence GTGGCCGATGCCGTTCTGAAACTCGCCTATGAGGTTTCACGCGTCACTGAGGAAAAGGTCGCGCTGATCGAGGGGGTGATGCGGCGCACCGGCGTGCTGGCGCTGAACGCCCGGCTCGAGGCGGCGCGGGCCGGAGAGGCTGGCATGGCCTTTTCCGTCGTCGCGCAGGAAATGAACGGCGTCGCCACCGACATCCGCAACATCGCGCGCCAGCTGCGCGAGGCGGTCGCCGCCAATATCGAACAGCTCCGCCGCGCCGGGTCAGAGATGCATTTCGAACTGCGCGGTGAACGGCTGGCCGATCTCGCGCTCAACGCGGTCGAGATCATTGACCGTAATCTCTACGAACGTTCTTGCGACATCCGCTGGTGGGCGACCGACAATGCCCTGGTCGAGGCGCTGGCCGCGCCGGGTCCGGAGGCCGCCGCCTATGCGCAGGAACGGCTGGCGACGATCCTGCGTTCCTACACCGTCTATATCGACCTGTGGATCGCCGACCGCGACGGGCGGATCGTGGCAACCGGCCGGCCCGATCTCTATCGCGGCGCGGCGGGCGCGAACATGGCCGATGCCGAGTGGTTCAGGCGCGGCATGGGGTGCGCCAGCGGCGACGAGTTCGCGGTGTGCGACATCGCGCGCAACCCGCATCTCGGCAATGCGGCGGTCGCGACCTATTCGACGGCGATCCGTAGCGGTGGGCGCCGCGACGGCGAGCGGATCGGGGTGATGGGCATCTTCTTCGACTGGGCGCCCCAGGCGGCCGCGATCGTCCAGGGTCTTGGCCTCTCGGAGGAGGAGCGCAAGACCTCAAGGGTGATGCTGCTTGGCGCCGACCATCTCGTGCTGGCGGCGTCCGACGGGCGCGACATCCTGTCGAAGCGGTTCGAGATCGATGCGGGCGCGCAGAACCGGGGCTGGTATCGCCAGGGCGACAGCATCGTCGCCTATGCCCGGACGCCCGGATACGAGACCTATCAGGGGCTCGGCTGGTATGGCTGCATCGAGAGCCACGTCGATTCCGAATGGGACAAGGACAAAGACAAAGACTGA
- a CDS encoding helix-turn-helix transcriptional regulator, with translation MTLDTELFESMRLELRRGSLVLAVLARLTEERYGYTLRQALAADGLEMEESTLYPLLRRLETQGLLHSEWREEEKRKKRFYRLSPMGVAMLAALTVEWRGINASLDKIL, from the coding sequence ATGACCCTCGACACCGAATTGTTCGAATCCATGCGGCTTGAACTGCGCCGTGGATCGCTGGTCCTGGCGGTGCTCGCCCGGCTCACCGAGGAGCGGTACGGCTATACGCTGCGCCAGGCGCTCGCCGCCGACGGGCTCGAGATGGAGGAAAGCACCCTCTATCCGCTGCTGCGCCGGCTTGAGACGCAGGGCCTGCTCCACAGCGAATGGCGGGAGGAGGAGAAGCGGAAGAAGCGCTTCTACCGCCTGTCGCCCATGGGCGTTGCGATGCTCGCGGCGCTCACCGTCGAATGGCGCGGCATCAACGCCTCGCTCGACAAGATCCTTTGA